Below is a window of Vulpes vulpes isolate BD-2025 chromosome 5, VulVul3, whole genome shotgun sequence DNA.
ATTTAGTATTCCACTTTGCTCTGGGTGACATGTCCCCCGGTAACTTTCTTGTTCTCAAGTAAAAGGGAATTCATGTACTCCTCTTTCTTCACTTGATAGTGTCCCCTAACTTTGATCATTGTGGTTACCATTCCTTCTCCCTGCAAAATCAAGtttcttgaaaaatgaaatgtttgttttCCCTAAAACTGATAAGTGTAGGAGACAATTTTTGACTCTCTTAATTCATCTCACTTGCTTTGGGCTCACAGATTGTTTTAGTGTTGGCCTCGCTGTGCACCAGGTAGGGACAGGAACAGAACATCTTACTTGGCAGTTGGGAGGTTAACGTGAGGTCAGGTAACCATCGAAGTTCTCTACAGAGGCCTCAGGTCATACTTTCGGCTGCCTCGGCAGCCCAgagagcaggaaggggaggggtgaAAGGGCTCCAAGAAGTCAAAAGAGCAAAAGCAAggactaaagagagagagagagaaaaaaaaggaacataccGAGGAAACTTCTAGAGTGCCTCAGGATTCTCCACATCTCAAATCAGCCTCTGTCCAATCTATTGTTCCCTGCCACCGGGGCCTGGCCTTGGTGTATTAATGCTGGAGAGACGTGCTTGGAGAACACGTTTGCCTTGATGTCACCGGACAAATCACTTTACAGTAATAAACTGTTCTTTTATGgtatcaaatatttgaaataggtGGGCCGTGAGCTAGGACCAGAAGCCTCTGTTGCACGAAAATTGTGTTAATTGTGATCGCTACTTTTAAAATGCCTTGGTGCATCTCAGAAAAATGCTAATGTGGCATCCTGCCACATACCAGCAGTAAATTCAGTTTACCGTTGGCTAAATCAAGTTACAACCTAACCCAGTATGCACTGAGAAAGCCATTGTTAGCTCGCGCTGAAAAGAAGGGATGGGCCCCGTACCTCCATGTAACACCACAGGGCATCGGCCCCCTGATCTACCTTCTAGCATCTgttgcccacctcccctcaggGCCTTCACccctttcctcccccaccccctccttcctccctcctgcctcatcGGCTTCCTTTCGCTCCTCCCTCTTCTAACTCAGACCGGCAGGTTCTGCCTTGGTTAGTTCATCTCTACCCCGGTAGAGTTCTTAAATGGCAGTTGGGGTTCAGGCACTGGTGGAGTTGGAGCCAGGGGAACGTTTGTGTTGCCAGAAGTGTTATTCCTGAGAGGGAGCAGTAGAGGGCACTGTAGCTGTCAGACGTTTTTGAGGTTGGAGGCCTGTCTGGTTTAAGTGAACTATTTTGGAcgctttcctatttcttttctttcttttcttttcttttcttttcttttcttttctttttctttttctttttctttttctttttctttttctttttcttttcttctttctttctttctttctttttcttctttctcttagtaAGAAGATATGTAGGAAAATACTCTTAAAACCAGTACTGTGTAATTTGAAGATGTTTTATGAAAAAAGTTGTATCTTATTAAAACCATAAATCCTGTCTTTCTTGCTTCTAGAATCctgtagaaaaatataaagaaataagttTATGGtgataaataaaactctaaacTCATTTTGCTGTTTTCTGTGTAAATTGTTACACACGTTTTAAGTAGTATTGTATTGgtctttatttctggaaaaattcccaattttatttctctgcctcAATCAAAAGGGAGAATTACCAAGATCTTCATTACGCATCTTCATGGAGACCATTTCTTTGGCCTTCCTGGCCTCCTCTGCACAATCAGCCTGCAGAGTGGCTCTGTGGCCACCAAACAGCCTATTGAAATCTATGGCCCTGCCGGGCTTCGAGACTTTATCTGGCGAACCATGGAACTCTCCCACACGGAGCTGGTCTTCCCTTACGTGGTCCATGAGCTGGTGCCTACAGCAGATCAGTGTCctacagaagaacaaaaagaatttaCGCATGTGAATGAAATGGACAGCCTTCCCAAGGAGGGGCAAGGAAGAACCATCCTATTAGACTCAGAGGAAAACTCGTACCTCCTGGTTGATGATGAACAGTTTGTTGTAAAAGCATTTCGCCTCTTTCACCGAATTCCCTCCTTTGGGTTTTCAGTTGTGGAGAAGAAACGCCCAGGTAAACTCAATGCACAGAAACTGAAAGACCTcggtaagtttttgtttttgttttccttccttctcgtTAATTAAACTGTTGTTAGGTAAAGCTGCTAAAAGTGTCATAATGACTTTCCTGTCTCCCAGGCCTAAAACTGACATTTTCTCCACTTATTTCTTTGGCCCAAAGTTTTCTTATTAAGGGAAATACTTAGGGCCAAAAGATCCTATTCAGGCCAAAACCCAAGTATACATTTGAATCCTTTTCTCTTCGACTCCCTGGATCCACGTTTTTGGTCCGTCTTATCTTTAGTTATCTGGGTTGGCAGAGGGTTGGTGGTTGTCTTAGGTCTAGGCTTTTATGTTTTCATGTCTtccttttgaaatcttttttcaGTGACCTCTTTGGTCTGAGAATTTTTGCCATACTTCTTAGCCTTGCAGCTGCACCTAACTGCTTTCAGGGTTTTCCTTCTTTATCAACTTTGCCTACTCATTCAACCTCGGTTAAGTCAATTTGGTGTTCAGAACACTGTGCCCCCACTGTTTTATGTGCGTGGGTTCCTCATAGGTGGAagcaagagcagagagagagacttgGGCCCCGTCTGAGGCTTTGTACCTCCTCCAAGCCAGGCCATCATGCAGGAGGGGCTCTTCTGCACCTTGCTCGAAGCGGTGTCCAGGTCCCTTCTACCTCCAGCATCACCACCTTCTTGGTCATGCCCACGGCAGAGCCTGTACAAAGCATGATGGTgtcttttgtatatttgtttcttCATGCAATCTCTTCCTTCTTCGCCAACTAAAACAAAATGCTAACTAATGAAGAAAAGTGACCTAGGCCAATGGTATTTCTCTTATCTAGAAACCTGTAGAAATACTATTATATTGGGAAACTCTAAACACGATGTATGCTAGAATTAGTGAATACATTCTGTTTGTTTGTAGGTGTTATTCAGAGTGATGGTCACATGTTGTTCTAGATGAATGTAAGATAACTAATATAAGATTTACCAAACCTAGTTTGGTAAACAAGGAACTGCCCCTGCCTACAAAGAAGATTGATTATATGTATGATTGCTGGAAGTGCTCCTTGATCTTGTGATCCAAATGACTCTCTCACaccattttttaattaaggtagtCACTTTGTCATTATTTAAATGGACTCACTAAATTTATTCAAAGAGAGCTTGTAAATAAAGCGTCTCAAAAACTGTTACTTCCCATTCACAGTAGAGCATCAAAGCTGGTAGCTTGTCTGGAAGGCCTTCATCTTAGTGGGACTTAAAAGCTTAAAACTTATGTGGCCTGTGTGCTTGGGAAATGTTTTAAGTACTAGGACATCACTAATACCAATAGCCAacactgaacttttaaaaatatataaatattccagCTTTCTATAAGTAGTAAAATATAACAATCATGAAAAGAATTGGAtgccttttccattttctgtgcTGTTAAAACAGACTCTCTTAATAAGTCATAGACTCCATTCCCATGATGTGATGTTATCTGCCTCCATCATTAGGTGTGCCTCCAGGTCCTGCCTATGGGAAGCTGAAAAATGGAATTTCTGTTGTTCTGGAAAATGGAGTTACAATTTCTCCCCAAGATGTCTTAAAAAAGCCTATTGTTGGaagaaaaatctgcattttgGGTGACTGTTCTGGGGTTGTGGGTGATGGAGGAGTGAAGCTGTGCTTTGAAGCAGACCTGTTGATCCATGAAGCAACCCTAGATGATGCTCAGATGGACAAAGCCAAGGAGCACGGCCACAGCACACCACAGATGGCAGCAGCATTTGCAAAGTTGTGCCACGCGAAGAGACTAGTTCTGACTCACTTCAGTCAGAGGTACAAACCGGTTGCCTTggccagagaaggagaagcagatgggATTGTAGAACTAAAAAAGCAAGCTGAATCAGTATTAGATCTCCAAGAAGTGACTCTAGCAGAAGACTTTATGGTGATTGGCATTCCGATCAAGAAATGAAACCAATATTCCTGAACGCGTACTGACAtgtctgtgaatatgttactGAACCAACAGTcaagttggtggtggtggtggtggttgtggttgTTTTTGGTCTAAAACTATTTGGGTCCTAATAATCCTATAAAGGATAGAGCTTCATTGCTGAACTGACCCAGCAGTGAGAGGGAGCAAGCTTTTtgataataaatcatttttaaaagaaagaaaaaaacccagcatCCTATTAAAGCCCAAATTTGACAAAATGATAGGCTATTCGGGTATCCTCATTTTGTGGCTGCTGCTTCAGTTAGAAGCCAGTACTCCCATGCGATCCTGGCTCGCTTCTGCCCAGTTTTATTGCTGTTGTTGGCAAAGTACAAAGGGCTTAGCCCTCCTGGCTAAAAATGGTATTTTGGCAGTTTGTTGAATCTGTTCACGTTATTAGCAGAGAAATGTAATGAGATACTGTACATGCAGGATTGAAGCTAGTGTATTAAATCCTGATTTGTTTGCTGGTATACTAAATGCAGGGTCAGGGTAGGTGTTTATCCTTCAGTTAATGTTTCTGGAACTTTCTGGTTTGTTCTAAACCTGTGGGTCCCAGCTGGGAGTGATGCCACTCCCCTAGAAATTACAGGGATGTTTCTTATCAAAATGACTTGGGGACAGGAGAAGAGTACTACTAGAATTTAGTCAGTAGGGGCCAGGGTTGCTAGATCCTACAAAGTTTGGGTCAGTCATATACAATGAAAAATGATCTTTCTCCAAAATGCAAATTGCAGACCTATTGAAAAACACAGCAAGTTAAAACTTATACTCCCACTGTGAAtgaatatactttattaaaattagtGGCATGAATGGAACCATCGGTTAGGTCAAATTCTGCAACTAACATTAAAGAAGTGAAGAAGATgttgtgatttttatatatattaagtatCAAATATTATTTGACAGCAATGAGGCATGAACTGGAACTTATGAATCTGGAGGTAAAGAAATGATATCAAACTGTGGTTTAATTTATGTGTCCCTATTAATTCTCTGAGCACAGTGTTAATAAGCTCACTTTGCCTTCTGAGCTGCCTTCCACCTCCCTTCTGTCTGCCATGGAATATCTCTGATTCGTTGACCCacaatatttctcaaaatggGTGACATGGAAAACTAGTCTCAAGCACAGGTTCTTTTAAAAGGATTTCCTAATCACAGTTTGGGAAACAATGTATGCTGTATGTCCCTCTGGAGGTGTTCTAGTGCCCGTCGATATATTAAAAACAGTAGTGCTTGAATGATCACAAACCAGTCTTTGGTGTCAGAAAGACATGATTTCACAGTCCCATTCTGTATCTTCTTGTCTGGGGCAGGTTACTTACTCTCTGTGAGCTTCAGCTTGCTCACttctaaaatgggaaaaaatgattaGACCTACTGTGTAGGATCTCTGTGTAGATTAAATGAGACAGTGCATAAAAGGAAAATAGCACATTGCTCACAGGTGTTGAGAAGTTCTGCAGTAGAGGGACCTGTCAACCGTTTTGAACCCCTTTCTCAGTTC
It encodes the following:
- the ELAC1 gene encoding zinc phosphodiesterase ELAC protein 1: MSMDVTFLGTGAAYPSPTRGASALVLRCEGECWLFDCGEGTQTQLMKSQLKAGRITKIFITHLHGDHFFGLPGLLCTISLQSGSVATKQPIEIYGPAGLRDFIWRTMELSHTELVFPYVVHELVPTADQCPTEEQKEFTHVNEMDSLPKEGQGRTILLDSEENSYLLVDDEQFVVKAFRLFHRIPSFGFSVVEKKRPGKLNAQKLKDLGVPPGPAYGKLKNGISVVLENGVTISPQDVLKKPIVGRKICILGDCSGVVGDGGVKLCFEADLLIHEATLDDAQMDKAKEHGHSTPQMAAAFAKLCHAKRLVLTHFSQRYKPVALAREGEADGIVELKKQAESVLDLQEVTLAEDFMVIGIPIKK